One window of Leifsonia sp. AK011 genomic DNA carries:
- a CDS encoding YciI family protein, with protein MEYMMFVATDPEAEEYDKAQDNIEEWIADVVARGAHRHGDRLRPVEDATLVRVRDGEVLVTDGPFTESKEWIAGYDIIEAADLDEAIEIASKHPMARFGRIELRPVWPL; from the coding sequence GTGGAATACATGATGTTCGTGGCGACCGACCCCGAGGCCGAGGAGTACGACAAGGCCCAGGACAACATCGAGGAGTGGATCGCCGACGTGGTCGCCCGCGGCGCCCACCGCCACGGTGACCGCCTCCGGCCGGTCGAGGATGCCACGCTCGTGCGTGTGCGCGACGGCGAGGTTCTCGTCACCGACGGTCCCTTCACGGAGTCGAAGGAGTGGATCGCCGGCTACGACATCATCGAGGCGGCGGACCTCGACGAGGCGATCGAGATCGCGTCGAAGCATCCGATGGCGCGCTTCGGACGCATCGAGTTGCGGCCGGTGTGGCCGCTCTAG
- a CDS encoding TetR/AcrR family transcriptional regulator, which produces MAEPNETREDTRTQIVEAAAALLRDQGAAAVTTRGVADAAGVQAPTIYRLFGDKDGLLDAVAETVMERHVLLKESSTETDPIESLRSGWRAQIEFSLANPELMRLLTAREHRSPALEAGIEVLRDRIRGIAAAGLLTVSPERALGMIHAAGTGVTQTLLALPPDERDFGISDALFDAVIAAITVTDATPPSSAIPLTNALAAAVPDLPGLSQSERSLLAEWLNRSVRSAES; this is translated from the coding sequence ATGGCTGAACCGAACGAAACGCGCGAGGACACCCGCACGCAGATCGTCGAGGCAGCAGCGGCACTACTCCGCGACCAGGGCGCCGCGGCGGTGACCACTCGCGGCGTGGCCGATGCCGCTGGAGTTCAAGCGCCGACGATCTACCGCCTCTTCGGCGACAAGGATGGGCTGCTCGACGCCGTAGCCGAGACCGTGATGGAACGGCACGTCCTTCTCAAGGAGAGCAGCACCGAGACGGACCCCATCGAGAGCCTGCGATCCGGATGGCGCGCGCAGATCGAGTTCAGTCTCGCCAACCCGGAGCTCATGAGGCTCCTCACGGCACGGGAGCACCGCTCCCCCGCGCTGGAGGCCGGCATCGAGGTTCTCCGTGACCGCATCCGAGGCATCGCTGCGGCAGGCCTGCTCACTGTGAGTCCCGAACGCGCACTCGGGATGATCCACGCCGCGGGAACGGGCGTGACGCAGACGCTGCTCGCCCTCCCGCCCGACGAGCGCGACTTCGGCATCTCCGACGCGCTGTTCGATGCGGTGATCGCAGCCATCACAGTCACGGATGCCACGCCACCAAGCTCCGCGATCCCACTCACCAACGCCCTCGCCGCCGCAGTACCCGACCTGCCCGGACTGAGCCAGAGCGAGCGCTCCCTCCTCGCGGAGTGGCTGAACCGTTCGGTGCGCAGCGCGGAGAGCTAG
- a CDS encoding NAD(P)H-binding protein, with product MIIVTGATGTLGSQIVERLLELVPAASVGVSVRDVDKAAPLAARGVRVRAGDFTDPGTLEHAFEGAGQVLVVSAAIRGGGAFEANAAAIDAAVAAGASRILYTSHQAASPDSLFPPQRVHAATEQHLANTGVPYVALRNGFYANALGIHLESALATGEIVVPEDGPVSWTAHEDLADAAARVLADPTLVSGISSPLTASVALDLGEVSRILSELTGRTITRVTIGDDEWRAAAIGRGLPPIVADFSLGMFQAARRGEFTVVDPALASITGREPLRVEHTLRALLAKG from the coding sequence ATGATAATTGTGACCGGAGCGACGGGCACCCTCGGGAGCCAGATCGTCGAGCGCCTACTGGAGCTTGTGCCCGCGGCATCCGTGGGAGTCAGCGTGCGGGACGTGGACAAGGCAGCCCCGCTGGCCGCGCGTGGGGTGCGGGTGCGCGCGGGCGACTTCACCGACCCGGGGACCCTTGAGCACGCCTTCGAGGGAGCTGGCCAGGTGCTCGTGGTGTCCGCAGCGATTCGGGGAGGCGGAGCCTTCGAGGCGAATGCGGCGGCCATCGATGCAGCCGTTGCGGCTGGAGCCTCGCGCATCCTGTACACGAGCCATCAGGCTGCCTCGCCGGACTCGCTGTTTCCACCCCAGCGAGTTCACGCGGCCACGGAGCAGCACTTGGCCAACACAGGGGTGCCCTACGTCGCGCTGCGCAACGGCTTCTACGCCAACGCTCTCGGCATCCACCTCGAAAGTGCGCTGGCCACGGGCGAGATCGTGGTGCCCGAGGACGGGCCGGTCTCCTGGACCGCGCACGAGGACCTCGCGGATGCCGCGGCCAGAGTCCTCGCAGATCCGACACTGGTCTCCGGCATCTCGTCACCCCTCACCGCCTCTGTCGCACTCGACCTCGGCGAGGTGTCGCGCATCCTGAGCGAACTCACCGGCCGCACGATCACGCGCGTCACGATCGGGGACGACGAGTGGCGGGCAGCGGCGATCGGGCGAGGACTGCCGCCCATCGTCGCGGACTTCTCCCTCGGGATGTTCCAAGCCGCTCGCCGCGGCGAGTTCACCGTCGTCGATCCCGCACTCGCGTCCATCACCGGGCGGGAACCACTGCGGGTCGAGCACACGCTGCGCGCCCTGCTCGCGAAGGGCTGA